Proteins encoded by one window of Monoglobus pectinilyticus:
- a CDS encoding aldo/keto reductase gives MKYRDMCGEKVSVLGLGCMRLPTVKKDGENIIDEQAFLEMADYSVKNGINYFDTAFGYHNGTSEIELGKVIKELGIRERIFIADKLPPWNINADGDVEKVFQTQLNKVQTDYFDFFLLHNMTKEFWDGKIADLDVLNHVKEFKKQGRIRHLGFSFHDDLETFKRIIDSSDGAFEFCQIQLNYADAASNFQAGLEGLKYASDNGLSVVIMEPLKGGKLVVLPEHVSKILPEGRTIVENALDFLWDMKEISILLSGMGSMEQLKENIKYASRSDVGMLSEDEKKRIMEAGDIFNQGARVQCTGCRYCMPCPANIDIPEIFKLYNEQALTYTWEDEPSKKYLDMEYKADACVKCRNCVSHCPQNFDIPKLLEEAGESLSK, from the coding sequence ATGAAATATAGAGACATGTGCGGAGAAAAAGTTTCTGTATTGGGACTAGGCTGTATGCGCCTTCCGACCGTAAAGAAAGACGGCGAAAATATAATTGATGAACAAGCGTTTTTGGAGATGGCCGATTATTCTGTAAAAAACGGGATAAACTATTTTGATACAGCGTTTGGTTACCATAACGGCACGAGTGAAATTGAGTTGGGTAAAGTAATAAAAGAACTTGGGATAAGAGAGAGAATTTTTATTGCAGATAAGCTTCCGCCGTGGAACATAAACGCGGACGGAGACGTAGAGAAGGTTTTTCAAACCCAGCTAAATAAAGTGCAAACCGACTATTTTGATTTTTTCCTGCTCCATAATATGACAAAGGAATTTTGGGACGGTAAAATAGCTGACTTGGATGTTTTAAACCATGTCAAGGAATTTAAAAAACAGGGCAGAATTCGCCACTTAGGTTTTTCGTTTCATGATGATCTTGAAACTTTCAAACGTATAATAGACAGCTCAGACGGAGCGTTTGAGTTCTGTCAGATACAGCTGAACTATGCTGACGCAGCGTCAAATTTTCAGGCTGGACTTGAGGGGCTTAAATACGCGTCGGATAACGGCCTCAGTGTGGTTATTATGGAACCTTTAAAAGGCGGCAAGCTTGTTGTTCTGCCTGAACACGTATCAAAAATTCTGCCGGAGGGCAGAACAATAGTTGAGAATGCTCTTGACTTTTTATGGGATATGAAGGAAATATCAATACTGCTCAGCGGAATGGGAAGTATGGAACAGCTCAAAGAGAATATAAAGTATGCTTCACGCAGTGATGTTGGTATGCTCAGTGAGGATGAAAAAAAGAGAATAATGGAAGCCGGAGACATTTTTAACCAAGGCGCCAGGGTGCAGTGCACCGGATGCAGATACTGTATGCCATGTCCGGCTAATATTGATATACCTGAGATTTTTAAACTTTATAATGAGCAGGCTTTAACTTATACCTGGGAGGATGAGCCCAGCAAAAAGTATTTAGATATGGAATATAAGGCGGACGCTTGCGTTAAATGCAGGAATTGCGTCAGTCACTGCCCGCAGAATTTTGATATACCAAAGCTGCTTGAAGAGGCAGGGGAGTCTTTATCAAAGTAA
- a CDS encoding EamA family transporter has translation MWILFAFGSAFFAGITAVLAKCGIKDVDSDAATAVRTVVVLVFSWVMVFVSGSEIGPISAKTWTFLILSGLATGASWLCYFKALQLGDVNKVAPIDKSSTVLTMLLAFILLGEPLGVYKVISMVLIAIGTYLMLNIQKSTTEVKGYKWLVLAVMSAVFASLTAILGKVGIEGIDSTLGTAIRTVVVLIMAWMIVFVTGKKNTLKHIDRHSMLFLILSGISTGASWLCYYRALKTGQAGVVVPIDKLSIIVTIAFSYIVLKEKLSAKSWLGLILITAGTLLLLV, from the coding sequence ATGTGGATATTGTTTGCGTTTGGTTCCGCATTCTTTGCAGGAATAACAGCTGTTCTTGCAAAGTGCGGAATAAAAGATGTAGACAGCGACGCGGCTACGGCGGTCAGAACCGTTGTAGTTCTGGTGTTTTCCTGGGTTATGGTGTTCGTCAGCGGCAGCGAAATAGGTCCAATATCTGCAAAAACATGGACGTTTTTGATTCTCTCAGGTCTTGCAACCGGAGCATCCTGGCTGTGTTATTTCAAAGCTCTTCAGCTAGGAGACGTAAATAAGGTTGCTCCAATAGATAAATCAAGCACTGTTTTAACAATGCTGCTTGCGTTTATACTTTTGGGAGAACCTTTGGGAGTTTATAAAGTTATTTCAATGGTGCTGATTGCCATTGGAACGTATTTGATGCTTAATATACAAAAAAGCACAACTGAGGTTAAAGGTTATAAGTGGCTGGTGCTTGCTGTTATGTCGGCCGTGTTTGCCTCTTTGACCGCTATCTTGGGCAAGGTAGGTATTGAAGGGATTGATTCCACTCTTGGAACGGCTATACGTACTGTTGTTGTTTTGATTATGGCATGGATGATTGTTTTTGTAACGGGAAAGAAAAATACGCTGAAACATATTGACAGACATTCGATGCTGTTTTTGATATTGTCGGGAATTTCTACAGGTGCGTCCTGGCTGTGTTATTATAGGGCACTCAAGACAGGGCAGGCAGGTGTTGTGGTTCCGATTGACAAACTGAGTATAATTGTTACGATTGCTTTTTCTTATATCGTATTAAAGGAAAAGCTCAGTGCAAAATCCTGGCTGGGTCTTATTTTGATAACAGCAGGTACTTTGTTGCTTTTGGTATAG
- the eno gene encoding phosphopyruvate hydratase, translating into MKSYIGIEDIFAHEILDSRGIPTIETEVYTDDGNIGRASVPAVTSPGQYEAHELRDGDQTRYMGNGVLKAVKVVNEHLAEKLTGMNVIDQEAIDRKMISLDGTSNKSKLGSNAILSVSLACAHAAANALGVGLYQYIGGIGGKKMPVPLVNVISGGRHADNSLSFQEFMIAPIGAESFKQGLMWCAQVSHTLKELLRDSGLSASFSDVGGYVPNLSGDEEAIRLIVRAIQKSGYRTGEHFAVAIDAAAGEMYNEAKAVGEEGQYYFWKQNRMLTREDMVKMWNDYCRKYPILSIEDGMAEDDFEGWEVMTDKLGDKIKLVGDNLFVTDKLRLKKGLDLKIANSIIIKPNQIGTLTETLGTIELAKTNGYTPIISCRSGETGDTTIADIAVAVNAKYIKAGALSRGESVQKYNRLLKIEEELRY; encoded by the coding sequence ATGAAATCTTATATCGGTATAGAGGATATATTTGCTCATGAAATATTGGATTCACGCGGTATACCGACGATTGAGACGGAGGTATATACAGATGACGGAAACATCGGACGAGCCTCAGTGCCGGCAGTAACATCACCTGGGCAGTATGAAGCTCACGAACTGCGTGACGGAGACCAAACCAGGTACATGGGAAACGGTGTGCTCAAAGCGGTTAAGGTTGTAAACGAACATCTTGCAGAAAAACTGACAGGAATGAATGTTATAGACCAGGAAGCCATCGATAGAAAGATGATAAGCTTAGACGGAACTTCTAATAAATCAAAATTGGGTTCAAATGCAATTTTAAGCGTTTCGCTCGCTTGCGCTCATGCGGCAGCAAATGCATTAGGCGTGGGGCTATACCAGTATATCGGCGGAATCGGCGGAAAGAAAATGCCGGTACCTTTGGTTAATGTAATAAGCGGCGGGCGGCATGCAGATAATTCTCTCAGTTTTCAGGAGTTTATGATTGCTCCTATTGGTGCTGAGAGTTTCAAGCAGGGGCTCATGTGGTGTGCTCAGGTTTCTCATACTTTGAAAGAATTGTTGAGGGATAGCGGTCTTTCAGCTTCATTTAGTGACGTTGGAGGATATGTTCCTAATCTTTCCGGGGATGAAGAGGCTATAAGGCTGATAGTAAGAGCGATACAAAAATCCGGTTATCGCACCGGGGAACATTTTGCGGTTGCGATTGACGCGGCGGCCGGCGAGATGTATAACGAAGCTAAAGCTGTTGGAGAGGAAGGACAGTATTATTTTTGGAAGCAGAACAGAATGCTGACGCGTGAAGATATGGTCAAAATGTGGAATGATTACTGCCGAAAGTATCCGATACTGTCTATAGAAGACGGGATGGCTGAGGATGATTTTGAGGGCTGGGAAGTGATGACTGACAAGCTTGGGGATAAAATAAAGCTGGTTGGTGATAATCTTTTTGTTACTGACAAATTAAGATTAAAAAAAGGATTGGATTTAAAAATTGCCAATTCTATTATAATAAAGCCAAACCAAATAGGTACTTTAACGGAAACTTTGGGAACTATTGAACTTGCCAAAACTAATGGATACACTCCAATAATTTCTTGCAGAAGCGGAGAGACAGGGGATACAACTATAGCTGACATTGCCGTGGCGGTGAACGCAAAGTATATAAAGGCCGGGGCTTTGTCAAGAGGTGAGAGTGTTCAGAAGTATAATCGTTTGCTTAAAATTGAAGAGGAATTGAGATATTAG
- a CDS encoding pectate lyase family protein, which produces MNLKKLKGVFWAVLAAMLISAVYCPATFAETNSLPAFPGAEGGGMWATGARSSENREVYHVTSLADDGSFGTFRDAVSQPDRIIVFDVGGTINLSRTLTIYNDNLTILGQTAPGDGICFRDFNVYMTGNNIIMRYLRFRMGVDGGIEDDTLGGRGINNVIIDHCSMSWSTDECVSFYQNENFTMQWCIISESLKNSLHDKGAHGYGGIWGGKNASFHHNLLAHHDSRNPRLDRGSNKDAYNDVTLNMTLTDMRNNVVYNWGGNSAYGGEDGMAANFINCYYKYGPSTGKHKSRIYNISASTADSSYIAAGTGVEGWGTDVYVDGNYVDENSSVTSDNTKGVDKDSNANHYGIWSKSNITDAEKIVHFRYENEYPVNTETAEDAYKSVLESAGASIIRDSVDTRVTNDVKNRTGKIIDKPSDVGGYPTLDGGTMSKDSDLDGIPNEYEDKNGLDKNSSSDAVKINPSTGYMYIEEYANALADGSYVRDTAYDETLPQPTIVPPAVETPDPNVSPSPETQVVSEWIATEADINKPAGTEFMPGLVGMIPFGRPMQDIAVFDDGFISNFAITDKNIGGGYENGKGKGSAMEFTAPEDGVFTIYLTALQDKTFYVTKAGVTDYTKESTYSLNVKEANLPIRYSLPVKKGDVYYFYMDGSKARFRKAAFAEYVEKEPVQTYSINNLNVEGETISFNVVKNAETSGDNLIIVAEYNDKGVIQYMDTRVLSNGVSIGETVPYTVNHVSGAGNEVKVFIWDNINNLTPLSQTVSSNEN; this is translated from the coding sequence ATGAACTTGAAAAAATTAAAAGGTGTATTTTGGGCTGTACTTGCTGCAATGCTTATTTCTGCGGTATATTGCCCGGCAACGTTTGCTGAAACAAACTCATTGCCGGCTTTTCCGGGCGCTGAAGGCGGCGGTATGTGGGCAACGGGAGCAAGAAGTTCAGAAAATCGTGAGGTTTATCATGTGACAAGTCTTGCTGATGACGGGAGCTTTGGTACATTCAGAGACGCAGTTTCTCAACCTGACCGTATTATTGTATTTGATGTGGGCGGAACTATAAATTTGAGCAGAACGCTTACTATATACAATGATAATCTTACCATTTTGGGTCAGACCGCGCCGGGGGATGGAATCTGCTTTAGAGATTTTAACGTGTATATGACGGGGAACAATATTATTATGCGTTATCTGCGTTTCCGTATGGGCGTAGACGGAGGTATTGAGGATGATACTTTGGGCGGCAGAGGAATTAATAATGTTATAATAGACCATTGCTCTATGAGCTGGAGCACGGATGAATGTGTTTCTTTCTATCAAAATGAAAACTTTACTATGCAGTGGTGTATTATATCAGAAAGTTTAAAGAACTCACTTCATGACAAAGGCGCACATGGATACGGCGGTATATGGGGAGGTAAAAATGCAAGCTTCCACCATAATCTTCTCGCTCACCATGACAGCCGTAACCCTCGTCTTGACAGGGGTTCAAATAAAGACGCATATAATGATGTTACTTTAAATATGACTCTTACCGATATGAGAAACAATGTTGTATACAACTGGGGCGGAAATTCCGCTTACGGCGGCGAGGATGGAATGGCAGCTAATTTTATTAACTGTTATTACAAGTATGGTCCAAGCACTGGAAAACATAAGAGCAGGATATACAATATTAGTGCTTCAACTGCAGACAGTTCATATATAGCTGCCGGAACAGGTGTTGAGGGCTGGGGAACAGATGTGTATGTTGACGGAAACTATGTTGATGAAAATTCTTCAGTTACTTCAGACAATACCAAGGGTGTTGATAAAGACAGTAATGCTAACCATTATGGAATATGGTCGAAGTCTAATATTACAGACGCAGAAAAAATAGTTCATTTCAGATATGAGAACGAATACCCGGTTAATACTGAAACCGCAGAGGACGCCTATAAATCAGTGCTTGAAAGCGCAGGAGCAAGTATAATCAGAGACAGCGTTGATACAAGAGTTACGAATGATGTTAAAAACCGTACCGGTAAAATTATTGATAAGCCGAGTGATGTTGGGGGATATCCAACTTTGGATGGCGGAACTATGTCAAAGGATAGTGATTTGGACGGAATTCCAAATGAATATGAAGATAAGAATGGGTTAGATAAAAACAGTTCATCTGATGCTGTTAAAATCAATCCGTCAACAGGCTATATGTATATTGAAGAATATGCAAATGCTTTGGCAGACGGCAGTTATGTTAGAGATACTGCTTATGATGAAACGCTTCCTCAGCCTACTATCGTCCCGCCGGCTGTTGAAACACCGGATCCTAACGTTAGCCCGTCTCCTGAAACACAGGTTGTTTCAGAGTGGATTGCAACTGAGGCTGATATTAATAAACCGGCAGGCACCGAGTTTATGCCGGGATTGGTAGGAATGATTCCGTTTGGACGTCCTATGCAGGATATAGCTGTTTTTGATGATGGATTTATATCGAATTTTGCTATTACAGATAAAAATATAGGCGGCGGATATGAAAACGGAAAAGGAAAAGGCAGTGCAATGGAATTTACTGCGCCTGAAGACGGAGTATTTACTATTTATTTGACTGCTCTGCAGGACAAAACTTTCTATGTTACAAAAGCCGGTGTTACGGATTATACAAAAGAGTCGACTTACTCGCTTAATGTAAAAGAAGCTAATTTGCCGATTCGGTATTCATTGCCGGTGAAAAAAGGCGATGTATATTATTTCTATATGGATGGTTCAAAAGCTAGATTTAGAAAAGCTGCTTTTGCTGAATATGTAGAGAAAGAGCCTGTTCAAACCTACAGCATTAATAATTTAAATGTCGAAGGCGAGACTATTTCATTTAATGTGGTAAAAAATGCTGAGACCAGCGGCGATAACCTTATTATAGTTGCTGAATATAACGATAAAGGCGTTATACAGTATATGGATACGAGAGTTTTATCAAACGGTGTATCTATTGGAGAGACGGTTCCCTATACTGTTAACCACGTTTCCGGTGCCGGCAATGAAGTTAAAGTGTTTATTTGGGATAATATAAATAATTTGACGCCGTTAAGTCAAACGGTAAGCAGTAATGAAAATTAA
- a CDS encoding Gfo/Idh/MocA family protein, whose amino-acid sequence MNRELNWAVLGSGWIAGDMADAFLDEGRKVYSVGSRTKEKVIEFAKKHNIDKVYDDYHEMFYDDNVDAVYIATPHNKHFEAIMEALENGKHVLCEKAITLNSSELNQAVLLAEKNNLVLAEAMTIYHMPLYKKLSEMVRAGVFGKVNLIHVYHGSFREHDMNSRFFSKSLAGGALLDIGVYALSFARLFMPCKPTGFSSEVQMVESGVDETEGILLMNGEDLAATLTVSLHARLPKRAFITCEKAYIELDDYQRPQTAQITYIDTEKTETVSAGRKDKALFYEIEDMEDAILGKGNDTYLNLTVDVMDIMTGLREDWGFKYPEEE is encoded by the coding sequence ATGAATAGAGAATTAAATTGGGCAGTTTTGGGATCTGGCTGGATTGCAGGGGACATGGCAGACGCTTTTTTAGATGAGGGCAGAAAAGTATATTCTGTAGGCAGCCGCACGAAAGAAAAGGTAATTGAGTTTGCTAAAAAGCATAATATAGATAAAGTTTATGACGATTATCATGAAATGTTTTATGACGATAATGTGGACGCTGTTTATATAGCGACGCCGCATAATAAACATTTTGAGGCAATAATGGAAGCTCTGGAAAATGGAAAGCATGTGCTTTGTGAAAAGGCAATAACTTTAAATAGCTCTGAATTAAATCAAGCCGTGCTTTTGGCAGAAAAAAATAATTTAGTGCTGGCGGAAGCAATGACTATTTATCATATGCCGCTGTATAAAAAACTTAGCGAGATGGTAAGAGCCGGTGTGTTCGGAAAGGTTAATCTTATTCATGTATACCACGGCAGTTTTAGAGAGCATGATATGAACAGCAGATTTTTTAGTAAATCGCTAGCCGGAGGAGCCCTTCTTGATATTGGCGTTTATGCGCTGTCCTTTGCCCGTTTGTTTATGCCGTGCAAACCTACAGGATTTTCTTCTGAGGTACAGATGGTTGAGTCCGGTGTTGATGAAACAGAAGGAATATTATTAATGAATGGTGAAGACTTAGCAGCCACGTTAACGGTGTCTCTTCATGCTAGACTTCCAAAACGAGCTTTTATAACATGTGAAAAAGCGTATATAGAATTGGACGATTATCAAAGACCGCAAACAGCACAGATAACTTATATAGACACTGAAAAGACAGAAACAGTTTCAGCCGGAAGGAAAGACAAAGCGCTGTTTTATGAAATAGAAGATATGGAAGATGCAATACTTGGGAAAGGCAATGATACTTATTTAAATCTTACGGTTGATGTTATGGATATTATGACCGGACTTCGGGAAGATTGGGGATTTAAATATCCTGAGGAAGAGTAG
- a CDS encoding FprA family A-type flavoprotein — MKYTDVTVSDSIKYIGVNDYDLDLFEGQYIIPNGVAYNSYVILDDKITIMDTVDRRACGEWLNNLKEILGEKTPDYLVVQHMEPDHAASINILADLYPDMKIVGNQKTFGMINQFFDLDLGDGRKVIVSEGDKLELGNHCLNFVMAPMVHWPEVMLSYESTEKILFSADAFGKFGTLDTDEEWDCEARRYYFNIVGKYGAQVQTVLKKASSLDIKTICPLHGPILNENLDHYISLYDTWSSYKAEDKGVFIAYASIYGNTKQAVEKLAEILTEKGVETVKITDLAREDWAEAIEDAFRYDRMVVASPTYDGGIFTPVLEFLQHINSKMYQNRKVGIIENGSWAPMAGKKIKEFLTGMKNIEIVEPTVTVKSAMKQNTIKELESLADSLL, encoded by the coding sequence ATGAAATACACTGATGTGACAGTTTCAGACTCAATCAAATATATTGGTGTAAACGACTATGACCTGGACTTATTTGAGGGTCAATATATAATACCAAATGGAGTTGCGTATAATTCATATGTTATTTTGGATGACAAAATAACGATAATGGATACAGTGGACAGAAGAGCCTGCGGAGAATGGCTTAATAATCTAAAAGAAATTTTGGGTGAAAAGACACCTGACTATCTTGTTGTTCAGCATATGGAGCCGGACCATGCTGCCAGCATAAATATACTTGCCGATTTATACCCTGATATGAAAATTGTCGGAAACCAAAAGACGTTCGGTATGATAAATCAATTCTTTGATTTAGATTTGGGAGACGGCAGAAAAGTTATAGTTTCTGAGGGGGACAAACTTGAACTTGGAAATCATTGTTTAAACTTTGTTATGGCTCCTATGGTGCACTGGCCTGAAGTTATGCTCTCATATGAAAGCACAGAAAAAATCTTGTTTTCGGCTGACGCTTTCGGAAAATTCGGCACACTTGATACAGATGAAGAATGGGACTGCGAAGCAAGACGATATTACTTTAATATTGTAGGTAAATATGGCGCACAAGTGCAAACAGTATTAAAAAAGGCTTCAAGTCTTGATATAAAAACCATTTGTCCGCTTCACGGACCTATACTAAATGAAAATTTGGATCACTATATTAGTCTTTATGACACCTGGAGCAGCTATAAGGCAGAGGATAAAGGAGTTTTTATAGCATACGCCTCAATTTATGGAAATACTAAACAGGCTGTAGAAAAACTGGCTGAAATACTCACCGAAAAAGGTGTTGAAACAGTAAAAATCACTGACCTCGCAAGAGAAGATTGGGCCGAAGCTATTGAAGACGCTTTCAGATATGACAGAATGGTAGTTGCATCTCCCACATATGACGGCGGAATATTTACTCCGGTTCTTGAATTTTTGCAGCACATTAACTCAAAAATGTACCAGAACAGAAAAGTAGGCATCATCGAAAACGGTTCATGGGCGCCAATGGCAGGAAAGAAAATAAAAGAATTTTTGACCGGAATGAAAAATATAGAAATAGTTGAACCAACGGTCACTGTTAAATCAGCTATGAAACAAAACACGATAAAAGAGCTTGAATCATTAGCAGACAGTCTGCTTTAA
- a CDS encoding response regulator transcription factor produces MKILIIDMDRKMAQYESDCLKTFRYDCDISESGQEGLKMAVDNDYCCIILETDLNSAIDGFLICSQIRKQKNIPIIFISDCGNESAKIRAFGVGADDYITKPFSISEMVARVNGHITRYLSIIEEFDKKSARVIEIRDLKIDKDSHRVFIGGNEIIMPVKEYELLLFLAENPNIVFSKEHLFDRVWGIDAMGDTSTVTVHIQRIREKIESASSETYIETVWGAGYRLSDSK; encoded by the coding sequence ATGAAAATTTTAATAATTGACATGGATAGAAAAATGGCACAATACGAAAGCGACTGTCTTAAAACATTCAGATACGACTGCGATATTTCTGAAAGCGGACAGGAAGGACTGAAAATGGCAGTCGATAACGACTATTGCTGTATAATTCTTGAAACAGATTTAAACAGTGCCATTGACGGTTTTTTAATATGTTCCCAAATAAGAAAACAAAAGAATATACCTATAATCTTTATTTCAGATTGCGGCAACGAATCCGCAAAAATACGCGCATTTGGTGTTGGAGCGGACGATTATATCACAAAACCTTTTTCTATTTCAGAAATGGTTGCCAGAGTAAACGGGCATATAACAAGATACCTTTCTATCATTGAAGAATTTGACAAAAAAAGCGCAAGAGTAATAGAAATTCGAGACCTTAAAATAGATAAGGATTCTCACAGAGTATTTATCGGCGGAAACGAGATAATAATGCCTGTTAAAGAATATGAACTCTTGCTTTTTTTAGCCGAAAATCCCAATATTGTGTTTAGCAAAGAACATTTGTTCGACCGCGTATGGGGAATTGACGCAATGGGCGATACTTCTACTGTTACTGTCCATATCCAGCGCATAAGAGAAAAAATTGAAAGCGCAAGCAGCGAAACTTATATAGAAACTGTTTGGGGCGCCGGTTATAGGCTCTCAGACAGCAAGTAA
- the dnaN gene encoding DNA polymerase III subunit beta, translated as MKFVCDRDVLNSAVSTVSRAVSSRSSLAVLEGVYIRAEENGRVTIIGNDLEIGIESVIEADVKEGGEIVIDAKLFGKILASPNDSTISIETNEKYLTLIKSGKAKIEIPGIAPDEFPDLPQVSEDYSVTLPGGVLKNMIEMTSFAAAKTDNDPTRMGALLKIMPDGLSMVALDGYRIAQRNVSLEGNFEPKEMIIPEKSLTELARIIGDSDEDIKIIAAPGHAIFLLETCKLVTRLIEGSYTNFERIIPTSFELELECPTHQIADSVKRASLIILNDVVKGPIRFNITDGNINVSCTTSAGSVDDNLSVDTPPDVALEIGFYNRYLQDVFNVLRDDNIMMKFNKSINPLIITPVEGNDYMYMILPIRLRNAG; from the coding sequence ATGAAATTTGTATGTGACAGAGACGTACTTAACTCAGCGGTTTCTACCGTTTCAAGGGCAGTTTCGTCCCGTTCCAGCCTGGCCGTTTTGGAAGGCGTATATATCAGGGCCGAGGAAAACGGCCGTGTTACAATAATCGGAAACGATTTAGAAATTGGAATTGAGTCTGTAATTGAAGCTGATGTAAAAGAGGGCGGCGAAATTGTTATTGACGCTAAACTTTTTGGAAAAATTTTAGCATCTCCTAATGACTCAACTATATCAATTGAAACTAATGAGAAATATCTTACTCTCATAAAAAGCGGGAAGGCAAAAATTGAAATACCCGGTATAGCTCCTGATGAGTTTCCGGACCTGCCTCAGGTTAGCGAAGACTATTCTGTCACACTGCCCGGAGGCGTTCTTAAAAACATGATAGAGATGACGAGCTTTGCAGCCGCTAAAACAGATAATGACCCTACGCGTATGGGAGCGCTGCTGAAAATCATGCCGGACGGGCTTTCAATGGTTGCTTTAGACGGATATAGGATAGCGCAGAGAAATGTATCTCTGGAAGGAAATTTTGAACCAAAAGAAATGATAATTCCTGAAAAATCTCTAACTGAGCTTGCCAGAATAATTGGTGATTCAGACGAGGACATAAAGATAATCGCGGCACCTGGACATGCTATATTCCTGCTTGAAACCTGCAAGCTGGTTACTCGATTGATTGAAGGAAGCTATACCAATTTTGAACGGATAATTCCAACTTCATTTGAATTGGAACTTGAGTGTCCTACACATCAGATTGCTGATTCTGTAAAAAGAGCCTCGTTGATAATTTTGAATGATGTAGTTAAAGGTCCTATAAGATTTAATATAACTGACGGAAACATAAATGTTTCGTGTACAACTTCAGCCGGTTCAGTTGATGACAATCTAAGTGTTGATACTCCGCCTGATGTTGCGCTTGAGATTGGTTTTTACAATAGATATCTTCAGGATGTGTTTAACGTTCTGCGTGATGATAATATAATGATGAAGTTTAATAAGAGTATCAATCCGCTTATAATTACTCCTGTTGAAGGCAACGATTATATGTATATGATACTTCCTATCAGACTTAGAAATGCCGGCTAA
- the recF gene encoding DNA replication/repair protein RecF (All proteins in this family for which functions are known are DNA-binding proteins that assist the filamentation of RecA onto DNA for the initiation of recombination or recombinational repair.), giving the protein MKSNKIRLTNFRNYCEEEIEFSDGINVICGDNAQGKTNILEAVHMFSMGKSNRTNKDSELIRHGEDKADIYMEFSSYSQDSFFEIEMFRGRRKTIIYNDIPIKRNSELLGKFNVVYFGPELLGLVKEGPRGRRRNLDMLISQLRPNYFSALSSLRKVVDSKNALLKMTSPNETLLEIMNEKLIQVSAEIIRYRAEFIRRIEEIAKDIQFEISSGAEELSLKYMSCIGRFSTDAEFDAADVTNRLREKISSSYKREMEYGETMVSPHREDIVFEINNRDAKAFASQGQQKTIVLVEKLAEVKLIKEDINETPVLLLDDIMSELDRKRQKFVLANIKDMQIIITCTDIEELIGSGESAFESINRIFIKDGKVVSSLS; this is encoded by the coding sequence ATGAAATCCAATAAAATCAGGTTAACAAATTTCAGAAACTATTGTGAAGAAGAGATTGAATTTTCTGACGGAATAAACGTTATATGCGGAGATAATGCCCAGGGAAAAACCAATATTTTAGAAGCGGTTCACATGTTTTCTATGGGAAAATCAAATAGAACCAATAAGGATTCTGAACTTATAAGGCATGGAGAAGACAAAGCCGATATTTATATGGAATTTTCGTCATACTCTCAGGATAGTTTTTTTGAAATTGAAATGTTTCGCGGCAGGCGTAAAACTATCATATACAATGATATTCCAATAAAGCGCAACAGCGAGCTGCTTGGCAAATTTAACGTGGTGTATTTCGGTCCGGAACTTTTAGGTCTTGTCAAAGAGGGGCCAAGGGGCAGACGCCGAAATCTTGATATGCTTATAAGCCAATTGCGCCCAAATTATTTTTCAGCTCTCAGTTCTCTGAGAAAGGTAGTTGACAGCAAAAATGCTTTGCTTAAAATGACCTCTCCAAACGAGACGCTGCTTGAAATTATGAATGAAAAACTTATTCAAGTTTCCGCGGAGATAATAAGGTACCGAGCTGAATTTATTAGGCGTATTGAAGAAATAGCCAAAGATATTCAATTTGAAATATCATCAGGAGCTGAAGAATTGTCGCTTAAATATATGTCCTGTATCGGTCGGTTTTCAACTGACGCAGAGTTTGACGCGGCAGACGTGACCAATAGGCTTAGAGAGAAGATTTCTTCGAGTTATAAACGTGAAATGGAATATGGAGAGACCATGGTGAGTCCGCATAGGGAAGATATCGTGTTTGAGATAAATAACCGCGATGCGAAGGCGTTTGCTTCCCAGGGGCAGCAAAAAACTATAGTTCTTGTTGAAAAATTGGCTGAGGTAAAACTAATAAAAGAAGATATAAATGAGACCCCTGTGCTTTTGCTTGATGATATAATGAGTGAACTTGACAGAAAACGTCAGAAATTTGTGCTTGCTAATATTAAGGATATGCAGATAATAATTACTTGCACTGATATAGAAGAACTTATCGGAAGCGGAGAGTCTGCTTTTGAATCAATAAATAGAATTTTTATAAAGGATGGGAAAGTTGTTAGCAGCCTGTCTTGA